ACTCATTTGGGTTCATTTCATTCTTATCGACTATGACAACCTATATAGTGCGTAAATTAATATTGCTAAAGGACATTTTTGAGAGGATGAAAGAATTTGAGTCAACAACCCCAATTAATCAGTTCTGTAGATCCCTACGTCTATCAAACACTGATATCAATTGAAGGGAGATTGATTACAGTCCAAACAACAAATGGCTCACTCCAAGGAATGCTCGAATCCGTGATGCCAGATCATATTGTTTTACAAGTGAACGAAACCCCTTTTTTTGTTCGCATTCAACAAATTGTCTGGGTATTTCCTAATTAAAGGGGGGATCGCATGTTTAAGCGAATCAATAAGCAGTTAATTGAGCTTCCGATACCAGATCATGGGGATGCAAACGCAGCTGCTGCCGTACAGGATTTACTTGGAGGACGCTTTGGAGAATTGTCTACACTAAATAACTACATGTTCCAGTCGTTTAGCTTTCGTGAGAAAAAAAAGTTGAAGCCTTTTTATGACCTTGTTGCCAGTATTACTGCAGAAGAATTTGGACATGTGGAATTAGTCACAACCTCGATCAACTTGTTGACCACAGGAAGTTCTTTTCAAGCGCCACCTGATTTAACTCCATTACAAAATGGTAAAGACGTGCGAAATACAGCTCAGTTTGTCGCTACAGCGCAAACAGCTCTTGCTGCAGATGGAATGGGCAACTCCTGGCGCGGAGATTACGTTTTCAGTAGCGGCAATCTAGTGCTTGACCTACTCCATAATTTTTTTCTGGAGGTTGGTGCAAGAACGCATAAGATGCGCGTCTATGAAATGACCGATCATCCTACAGCCCGAGAAATGATTGGCTACTTACTCGTACGTGGTGGAACTCATGTACTTGCATACGCAAAAGCGATTGAGATTGCGACAGGTACAGACTTAACAAAAATGCTTCCGATTCCGAGCCTTGATAACTCCAAATTTGACTATGCTCGAAAATTTGAAGAACAAGGATTGAACAACGTTCTTTATACTTGGAGTGATAGCGATTACTTAGGTATTAAACAAATATGGAAGGGGACTAACCCGGAAAATGGTGAAAAACTAATGGTGATTGAGGGGGCACCAGAAGGGGCTCAAATTCCTAATCTAGATGATCTTCCAGAAGAATTTGCTCCAGGGATTACTAAGGATCATTATGAACAGATCGCAAAACGTTTAATGCGAAATTTATAGAAAAAAGCACCTACCTAAGGGCAGGTGCTCTTTTCTTGCTACCAGATCGCTTCCACCCATTCTGGATGATCAATAAACGGGTTGCGATTATGTTGATACTGATCATAAATAACATTGTTTCGATTTTCTTCAAAGGAATCCACGGGATCCATTTCATTCCATGCTTTTAACACAGAAACTTTTCCAATATATGGTGATGAACCATTGTTTACAAGATTATTTACTTCAAGGTCCACTTCACCACTGTCCCCTTCGTAACGAACAGCCATGTAGAAAATCATTCGTGCTACATCACCTTTCACACTGTCACGAGGCTCCCAAGAATCACTATCATAATAGTTACCGGGTGCTTCTGATTGAGGGGATCCACCGTTATCAAAATCAAGATTACCACGTGAACTATTGACTGTTACATCAGTTGGGCGTAAATGATGAATATCTGTTCCTGGCCCCATAGATGTCCCAAAATCCCCGTGAGACTTCGCCCAAACGTGTTCACGATTCCAGTCGTCAACGTTACCACCATTCTCATATTTGCTTTGAGATCTGCCACTATAAAGGAGAAGTACATTGTTCGGGTTCGCTGGGTCTTCATCCGTCACGCGTAGGGCATCCCAAACTTCACTGTAAGTTAGCTCATTGTGATCATCGATGATAAGATGCAGCTCAGATTTTAAGGCACTACCGGTTTTACCAACAGCCGAGCTATAGTATGTATCATCGTAAGGGGATGGTTCTCCATCACCTGGGTCGTTAGGATCCCCACTTCCTCCACCATCACTTAATTCCATATCGGAAACACTCTTCACTCCTGTATGAGCGAAATAATCTGTTAGGCTTCCACTGACCACAACAGCTTCACCTAGTAAACTAGGATTACTTTGCAATCCAAAATCACTTCTGAAAGTTGATGGAACCTGGACGAAAAGCATTTCATTTACATTTGTTTCATTCACTTGATCGGCAATCGCGATCGCATAGTCATCCGAGAAGTCAGACGTAGTTACGGAGGAAGTTGAGACTGGCTTTCCAACAATATATCCTTCAACTGACCCTGTACTACCTTGATTTGCTATTCCCTGATTAACTGAAAAAGGTGATGATGAAGTTCCAGATCCATCAGCAAAAGATGGTGTAATCGTGAAATACATCATAATCAACGACACAACTAACATAAAAGCAACCGTTCCATAAACCCTACGACGTGTGGTATTCATTCATATTCCCTCCCCTTTAAATTAAAAGCTCCGTTTTATTAAGCCCCTCTAGTTTAAACGTACACTATTAAGCTAAATGAAACACGATGTAAATGTTCCTTTATTTTTCATAGGTCAAATGCCTCATCACGCCTTATGTTGTGTCTTTCTTACTATACGGCTGCTTTTTACGAAAATTCCCATCGTTTTCTCATCTTCCTTACTTTCATCCCAGCCCATAGTCCGATATAATCAATGAGGATTGTTAAACCATAAACAAAGGGTGTTTTCCTATGAGTATATTAACCGTGAAAAACCTAACACACGGATTCGGTGACCGTGCTATTTTTGATGATGTATCATTTCGTCTTCTAAAAGGCGAACATATTGGACTTGTTGGTGCTAACGGCGAAGGTAAATCGACATTTATGAATATTATTACTGGAAAGTTAGAACCAGATGAAGGAACAGTTGAATGGTCTAAAAATGTAAGAGTCGGCTATCTCGATCAGCACACTGTTCTTGAACGAGGCATGACGATTCGTGACGCCCTTAAAGGCGCTTTTCAGTATTTGTTTGATTACGAAGCAGAAATGAACGAGCTATTTGCGAAAATGGGGGAAGCTTCTCCAGAAGAGCTAGAAAAATTGTTAGAAGAAACAGGAACAATGCAAGATATGCTCGCTAACAATGATTTCTACGTAATTGATGCAAAGGTAGAAGAAATTGCACGTGGGCTTGGACTAGATGAAATCGGACTTGAAAAAGATGTACAAGATTTAAGTGGTGGCCAAAGAACAAAGGTCCTTCTTGCTAAACTTCTTCTCGAGAAGCCTGATATTCTCCTTCTCGATGAACCGACAAACTATCTTGATGAGCAGCACATCGTATGGCTCAGGCGTTACTTACAAGAATATGAGAACGCGTTTATACTCATTTCTCACGATATTCCTTTCTTAAATAGCGTGATCAACTTGATTTATCACATGGAAAATCAAGAGCTAACAAGATACGTAGGTGACTATGATAACTTCTTATCTGTATACGAAGTGAAAAAACAACAGGTTGAAGCAGCGTTTAAAAAGCAACAGCAGGAGATCTCTCAATTGAAGGATTTTGTTGCGAGAAACAAAGCAAGAGTTGCAACGCGTAACATGGCGATGTCGAGACAAAAGAAGCTTGATAAGATGGATGTAATTGAGATCGCCAAAGAAAAGCCAAAACCAGAGTTTCATTTTAAGCAAGCTCGGGCTTCTGGCAAGCTCATCTTTGAAACAAAAGATCTTGTTATTGGTTACGATGAACCACTATCCCGTCCATTAAATCTTTCAATGGAAAGAGGGCAAAAAATATCCCTTATGGGTGCAAATGGGATTGGTAAAACGACACTTCTTCGCAGTATACTTGGCGAAATTAAGCCGATTGAAGGTTCAGTTGAGCTTGGTGATTACCTTTATACTGGTTATTTTGAACAAGAAATTAAGACAAGAACATCTAACACTTGTATTGAAGAGATGTGGAGAGAGTTTCCCCACTACAGCCAGGCTCAAATTCGAGCTGCCTTATCCAAGTGCGGCCTAACAACGAAGCATATTGAGAGCAGGGTCGACGTTCTTAGCGGCGGCGAGAAAGCGAAACTTAGACTTTGTAAATTGATGAACACAGAATCCAACTTGCTCGTATTTGATGAGCCAACAAACCACCTTGATGTAGAAGCGAAAGCTGAATTGAAACGTGCTTTAAATGAATACAAGGGTAGCATCATTCTGATCTCCCATGAACCTGAATTCTATCAAGACATTGCAACAGATGTATGGAACTGTGAAGATTGGACAACGAAATTAATTTAAAGAAGAAGGCTTATCCGATTAATCGGATAAGCCTTCTTCTTTATCTTCAATGGAATAATCAGGTACTAATATTCTTCCATTGTTGTTCTTACTCACAAGAGTTTTGATTAACGATTTCGTTAAGTTTTTAGGAGGATATGGTTTAATAAGATAGTCTTTTGCCCCTAATTCAAACCCACGCTGTTTCTCTTCACTTACGGTTGAAACAAAGATCGGTATATTTTTTGTCCGCTCTGTTTCCTTTACTGTTTTCAGAACATCCCAGCCACTCATACGGCCTTCTAACATAATATCAAGAACGATTCCCTCAGGTGTCATTTGCTCAAGGAGCTCAATTGCTTCTTCTCCACTTCTACAATGACGAACCGCAAATCCACTTCCAGTAATCTCCTCCGACAATAAGAGAGCGAGACTATCATCATCTTCTACAATCAAAACGCCTGAATCTTGAAACTCTCCAGATTGAGAATTTACCGACTGTTTTTCGATTCCAAGTGGAAAAACAAGAGTAAACGTGCTTCCTTTTCCTAATTCCGATGTTACAAGAACGTCACCATTGTGCGCAGTCATGATTTCTTTCGATATGGCAAGTCCCAGTCCCGTGCCACCAATTTGGCGCCGGTCCGAATTATCAACACGAAAGAACTTTGTAAACAATTTAGATAGTGCATCCTGCGGGATCCCTAAACCTTCATCTCTAATATCGACGTAAAGATGATCATTCTCGATTCTAAATCGGGTTAATACCGTGCCGCCTTCAGGAGAATATTTTACAGCATTGCTAACAAAATTATTGAACACCTGTTTAATTTTATCCCCGTCACCAATAATCTCATGTTTATCTGCCAAATCTTCAACAATAAAAGAATGAAGCTTAGAATTATCGCGATAACTATCCAATACTTCTTCGATCATCTCTATTAAATTAATACGCGTTTTATCATAATTTTGCTTACCAGCTTCCATTCGCTGAATATCGAGAAAATCATTGATTAGTGATGTT
This window of the Pseudalkalibacillus hwajinpoensis genome carries:
- a CDS encoding YuzF family protein encodes the protein MSQQPQLISSVDPYVYQTLISIEGRLITVQTTNGSLQGMLESVMPDHIVLQVNETPFFVRIQQIVWVFPN
- a CDS encoding manganese catalase family protein; translation: MFKRINKQLIELPIPDHGDANAAAAVQDLLGGRFGELSTLNNYMFQSFSFREKKKLKPFYDLVASITAEEFGHVELVTTSINLLTTGSSFQAPPDLTPLQNGKDVRNTAQFVATAQTALAADGMGNSWRGDYVFSSGNLVLDLLHNFFLEVGARTHKMRVYEMTDHPTAREMIGYLLVRGGTHVLAYAKAIEIATGTDLTKMLPIPSLDNSKFDYARKFEEQGLNNVLYTWSDSDYLGIKQIWKGTNPENGEKLMVIEGAPEGAQIPNLDDLPEEFAPGITKDHYEQIAKRLMRNL
- a CDS encoding endonuclease, whose protein sequence is MYFTITPSFADGSGTSSSPFSVNQGIANQGSTGSVEGYIVGKPVSTSSVTTSDFSDDYAIAIADQVNETNVNEMLFVQVPSTFRSDFGLQSNPSLLGEAVVVSGSLTDYFAHTGVKSVSDMELSDGGGSGDPNDPGDGEPSPYDDTYYSSAVGKTGSALKSELHLIIDDHNELTYSEVWDALRVTDEDPANPNNVLLLYSGRSQSKYENGGNVDDWNREHVWAKSHGDFGTSMGPGTDIHHLRPTDVTVNSSRGNLDFDNGGSPQSEAPGNYYDSDSWEPRDSVKGDVARMIFYMAVRYEGDSGEVDLEVNNLVNNGSSPYIGKVSVLKAWNEMDPVDSFEENRNNVIYDQYQHNRNPFIDHPEWVEAIW
- a CDS encoding ABC-F family ATP-binding cassette domain-containing protein, whose translation is MSILTVKNLTHGFGDRAIFDDVSFRLLKGEHIGLVGANGEGKSTFMNIITGKLEPDEGTVEWSKNVRVGYLDQHTVLERGMTIRDALKGAFQYLFDYEAEMNELFAKMGEASPEELEKLLEETGTMQDMLANNDFYVIDAKVEEIARGLGLDEIGLEKDVQDLSGGQRTKVLLAKLLLEKPDILLLDEPTNYLDEQHIVWLRRYLQEYENAFILISHDIPFLNSVINLIYHMENQELTRYVGDYDNFLSVYEVKKQQVEAAFKKQQQEISQLKDFVARNKARVATRNMAMSRQKKLDKMDVIEIAKEKPKPEFHFKQARASGKLIFETKDLVIGYDEPLSRPLNLSMERGQKISLMGANGIGKTTLLRSILGEIKPIEGSVELGDYLYTGYFEQEIKTRTSNTCIEEMWREFPHYSQAQIRAALSKCGLTTKHIESRVDVLSGGEKAKLRLCKLMNTESNLLVFDEPTNHLDVEAKAELKRALNEYKGSIILISHEPEFYQDIATDVWNCEDWTTKLI